From one Orcinus orca chromosome 10, mOrcOrc1.1, whole genome shotgun sequence genomic stretch:
- the FRS3 gene encoding fibroblast growth factor receptor substrate 3, which translates to MGSCCSCLNRDSIPDNHPSKFKVTNVDDEGVELGSGVMELTQSELVLHLHRREAVRWPYLCLRRYGYDSNLFSFESGRRCQTGQGIFAFKCSRAEEIFNLLQDLMQCNSINVMEEPVIITRNSHPAELDLPRAPQPPSALGYTVSSFSNGFPGCPGEGLRFSVPRRPSTSSLQHPSFGEEATHALIAPDEQSHTYVNTPASEDERRRSRHCLQPLPEGRAPLAPQARGPEQRDPQVFLQPGQVKFVLGPTPARRHMTKCQGLCPSLHHPLHHDNNNEGPSECPARPKCTYENVSGGLRLGAGWRLSPEEPGWNGLAQRRAALLHYENLPSLPPVWESQAQQLGEEAGDDGDSRDGLTPSSNGFPEGEEDETPLQKPTSTRAALRSHGSFPVPLTRHRGSPRVFNFDFRRPGPEPPRQLNYIQVELKGWGGDRPKGSQNPSAPRAPVPTTHPARSSDSYAVIDLKKTVAMSNLQRALPRDDGTARKTRHNSTDLPL; encoded by the exons ATGGGGAGCTGCTGCAGCTGCCTGAACAGAGACAGCATCCCAGACAACCACCCCAGCAAGTTCAAG GTGACGAATGTGGATGATGAGGGGGTGGAGCTGGGCTCCGGAGTGATGGAGCTGACGCAGAGCGAGCTGGTGCTGCACCTGCATCGGCGCGAGGCTGTCCGCTGGCCTTACCTCTGCCTGCGGCGCTATGGCTACGACTCCAACCTCTTCTCTTTTGAGAGTGGCCGCCGGTGTCAGACTGGCCAGG GGATATTTGCATTTAAGTGTTCCCGGGCCGAGGAAATCTTCAATCTCCTCCAGGATCTGATGCAGTGCAACAGCATCAATGTGATGGAAGAGCCAGTCATCATCACCCGCAACAGCCACCCGGCTGAGCTCGACCTCCCTCGGGCCCCCCAGCCTCCCAGTG CTCTAGGCTACACCGTCTCCAGCTTCTCCAATGGCTTCCCTGGCTGCCCGGGAGAGGGTCTGCGATTCTCAGTGCCCCGGCGCCCCTCGACAAGCAGCCTGCAACACCCCTCGTTTGGGGAGGAGGCCACCCATGCCCTCATTGCTCCCGATGAGCAG TCCCACACCTACGTCAACACGCCAGCCAGTGAGGATGAGCGCCGCAGGAGCCGGCACTGCCTGCAGCCCCTGCCTGAGGGCCGGGCGCCCCTTGCCCCGCAGGCCCGGGGCCCCGAACAGCGGGACCCGCAGGTGTTCCTGCAGCCGGGCCAAGTGAAGTTCGTGTTGGGCCCCACCCCGGCTCGGCGGCACATGACCAAGTGCCAAGGCCTCTGCCCCAGCCTGCATCACCCGCTCCACCACGACAATAACAACGAGGGCCCTTCCGAGTGCCCAGCCCGGCCCAAGTGCACCTACGAGAACGTCAGTGGGGGGCTGCGGCTGGGGGCAGGCTGGAGACTGAGCCCGGAGGAGCCGGGCTGGAATGGCCTCGCCCAGCGCCGGGCCGCGCTGCTGCACTACGAGaacctgccctccctgccccccgtgTGGGAGAGCCAGGCCCAGCAGCTGGGGGAGGAGGCCGGGGATGACGGGGACTCGAGGGACGGGCTTACACCCTCCTCCAACGGCTTCCCTGAAGGCGAGGAGGACGAGACCCCACTGCAGAAGCCCACCAGCACCCGGGCTGCCCTCCGCAGCCACGGCAGCTTTCCTGTGCCGCTGACCCGCCACCGAGGCTCCCCGAGGGTCTTCAACTTTGATTTCCGCCGGCCGGGCCCCGAGCCCCCCAGGCAGCTCAACTACATCCAGGTGGAGCTGAAGGGCTGGGGTGGAGACCGCCCCAAGGGGTCCCAGAACCCCTCAGCCCCCCGAGCCCCTGTGCCCACCACGCACCCTGCCCGCAGCTCAGACTCCTATGCTGTGATTGACCTCAAAAAGACCGTGGCCATGTCCAACCTGCAGAGGGCTCTGCCCCGCGACGACGGCACAGCCAGGAAAACCCGGCACAACAGCACCGACCTGCCTCTGTAG
- the PGC gene encoding gastricsin, which yields MKWMVVALVCLQTLEAAVIKVPVKKLKSIRETMKEKGILEDFLRTHKYDPAQRYHFSDFSVASEPMDYMDAAYFGEISIGTPPQNFLVLFDTGSSNLWVPSVYCKSQACTSHTRFNPSLSSTYSTNGQTFSLQYGSGSLTGFFGYDTLTVQGIKVPNQEFGLSEKELGTNFLYAKFDGIMGMAYPALSMGGARTALQGMLQEGALTSPVFSFYLGSQQGSQDGGAVIFGGVDSSLYTGQIHWAPVTQELYWQIGIEEFLIGDQATGWCSQGCQAVVDTGTFLLTVPQQFVSSLLQATGAEEDQYGQFLVDCNSIQSLPTLTFIINGVQFPLSPASYILNYDDSFCMLGVEPTYVPSQNGQPLWILGDVFLRSYYSVYDLGNNRVGFATAV from the exons ATGAAGTGGATGGTGGTGGCTCTGGTCTGCCTCCAGACCTTGGAGGCGGCCGTGATCAA AGTCCCCGTGAAGAAATTAAAGTCCATCCGTGAGACCATGAAAGAGAAGGGGATACTGGAGGACTTCCTGAGGACCCACAAGTACGACCCCGCCCAGAGGTACCACTTCAGTGACTTCAGCGTGGCCTCCGAGCCCATGGACTACATGGAC GCTGCCTACTTTGGTGAGATCAGCATCGGGACCCCACCACAGAACTTCCTGGTCCTTTTTGATACTGGCTCCTCCAACCTGTGGGTGCCCTCTGTCTACTGCAAGAGCCAGGCCTGCA CCAGCCACACCCGCTTCAACCCCAGCCTGTCCTCCACCTACTCCACCAATGGGCAGACCTTCTCCCTGCAGTACGGCAGCGGCAGCCTCACCGGCTTCTTCGGCTATGACACTCTGACA GTCCAGGGCATCAAGGTCCCCAACCAGGAGTTCGGCCTGAGTGAGAAAGAGCTGGGGACCAATTTCCTCTATGCGAAGTTCGATGGCATCATGGGCATGGCCTACCCTGCCCTGTCCATGGGCGGGGCCCGCACCGCCCTGCAGGGCATGCTGCAGGAGGGTGCCCTCACCAGCCCAGTCTTTAGCTTCTACCTCGGCAG CCAGCAGGGCTCTCAGGATGGGGGAGCAGTCATCTTCGGAGGTGTGGACAGCAGCCTGTACACGGGGCAGATCCACTGGGCCCCCGTCACCCAGGAGCTGTACTGGCAGATTGGCATTGAGGA GTTCCTCATTGGTGACCAGGCCACGGGCTGGTGCTCCCAGGGCTGCCAGGCCGTCGTGGACACTGGCACGTTTCTGCTCACCGTGCCCCAGCAGTTCGTGAGCTCCCTTCTGCAGGCCACAGGGGCCGAGGAGGACCAGTATGGACAG TTTCTCGTGGACTGTAACAGCATCCAGAGCCTGCCCACCCTCACGTTCATCATAAATGGTGTGCAGTTCCCTCTGTCACCCGCTTCCTACATCCTCAAT TACGACGACAGCTTTTGCATGCTGGGGGTCGAGCCCACCTACGTGCCCTCCCAGAATGGCCAGCCCCTGTGGATCCTTGGGGACGTCTTCCTCAGGTCCTACTACTCCGTCTATGACTTGGGCAACAACAGGGTGGGCTTTGCCACCGCCGTCTAG